One genomic region from Jilunia laotingensis encodes:
- a CDS encoding DNA alkylation repair protein — protein sequence MKTKTKEIQKELEAYVDPVKRDFLPYFFKTGKGQYGEGDKFLGVVVPNTRQVAKRHKEEPFEVMADLLQSEWHECRLCALLMLVERYKKSDETGRKAIYDFYLTQTCRVNNWDLVDLSAPYIVGEYLKDKSREDLYRLADSSLLWDQRIAVVATITLIRNNDFIDTLRLSEKLLLHEHDLMRKAVGWMLREMGKRDKDLLLQFLDQYSKKMPRTMLRYSIEKLTEEERKYYMQR from the coding sequence ATGAAAACGAAGACAAAAGAGATTCAGAAAGAGTTGGAAGCCTATGTTGATCCGGTGAAAAGGGACTTTTTGCCTTATTTCTTTAAGACGGGAAAGGGACAATATGGTGAGGGTGATAAGTTTCTCGGTGTGGTAGTGCCCAATACCCGCCAAGTGGCTAAGCGGCATAAAGAGGAACCGTTCGAGGTAATGGCTGACTTATTGCAGAGCGAGTGGCACGAATGTCGTTTATGTGCGTTGCTGATGTTGGTGGAACGTTATAAGAAGTCCGATGAAACGGGGAGAAAAGCAATCTACGACTTCTATCTTACACAGACCTGCCGGGTTAATAATTGGGATTTGGTAGACCTTTCCGCTCCTTACATTGTCGGGGAATACCTGAAAGATAAATCCCGTGAAGATTTATATCGTTTGGCAGATAGCTCCTTGCTTTGGGATCAGCGTATAGCCGTTGTCGCTACCATTACATTGATCAGAAACAACGATTTCATCGACACTCTCCGTCTCTCAGAGAAGTTGTTACTGCATGAACATGATCTGATGCGGAAAGCGGTCGGCTGGATGCTTCGTGAAATGGGAAAGCGGGATAAAGATTTGTTGTTACAATTTCTGGATCAATATAGTAAGAAAATGCCTCGAACCATGTTGCGTTATTCCATCGAGAAATTGACGGAAGAAGAGAGGAAGTATTATATGCAACGATGA
- a CDS encoding Ig-like domain-containing protein, whose amino-acid sequence MLSNKKFSSRSMCVLAETVLLLALLLASGCSKSDDKEVESPDIALNKNELVLEKGKTERLIASFTPGDASDKGHTWSSSVPGVATVDETGMVTAVELGEAVITTTSLVGKKTATCKVTVVDKVVNVTGVSINPIDTTMVVGDDVTLEATVIPDNATNKAVAWSSEDNSIATVDRDGKVTAVAEGKVAIKATTNNGSKTASCQITVLNKGVIISAPEVSAVTSISALVTGTAKAFGVKISEVGICYSTTPSPTINDKKVSLSGESLSYTLTKLEANTTYYVRIYAITDGSAKYGDQAMFATKTTVDISIPQITSVSTSTAYIQGTITTYGLQTEEIGICYSISPMPTIADTKVILSNNNIAYTLNDLQPETTYYVRIFAKLNGDYYYGETGEFTTTGIIKTHFEATDIYEDKIILISAAPSGITTINVCYGTSPNPKITDNTTTASLESDGKLHLELTALKPGTTYYIRPYNRIESKVEYFDDEVFIQTIGGDFSIDLKINGCEKDMSEMYTTRYKLYLEIVYDIKITGTYLVEAVGDNSYLKKNTDYSKSIYLENGRGSFYFRKDGGWKEFNGIGAYYLVFPYETDLKFTNIDDDIRYHYILKEKGLYYFD is encoded by the coding sequence ATGCTTAGTAATAAGAAGTTTAGTAGTAGGTCAATGTGTGTTCTTGCAGAAACAGTTTTGTTGTTGGCATTGCTTTTAGCATCGGGCTGTAGTAAAAGTGACGACAAAGAGGTGGAGTCCCCTGATATTGCATTGAACAAAAATGAATTAGTACTGGAAAAAGGAAAGACTGAACGATTGATTGCTTCCTTTACTCCAGGGGATGCATCTGACAAAGGACATACTTGGAGTTCGAGCGTACCCGGTGTTGCGACAGTCGATGAGACGGGAATGGTAACTGCTGTGGAACTTGGTGAGGCTGTTATTACCACAACTTCACTTGTTGGGAAAAAAACTGCCACATGTAAGGTTACGGTAGTAGATAAAGTGGTCAATGTGACAGGAGTATCTATTAATCCTATAGATACCACTATGGTAGTAGGAGATGATGTGACACTTGAGGCGACTGTAATTCCTGATAATGCAACCAATAAAGCTGTAGCTTGGAGTTCCGAAGATAATAGCATAGCAACAGTAGATCGCGATGGTAAAGTGACTGCCGTGGCAGAAGGGAAGGTTGCTATTAAAGCGACCACAAATAATGGAAGTAAAACGGCATCCTGCCAAATTACAGTTTTAAATAAAGGAGTAATAATATCTGCTCCCGAAGTTTCGGCCGTTACTTCAATATCGGCCCTAGTAACAGGGACGGCAAAGGCATTCGGGGTTAAGATCAGTGAGGTTGGTATCTGTTATTCTACAACCCCATCACCGACAATTAATGATAAAAAAGTTTCTTTATCCGGTGAGAGCCTCTCTTATACATTGACTAAATTAGAAGCGAATACTACTTATTATGTTCGTATTTACGCAATTACAGACGGCTCTGCCAAATATGGAGATCAGGCAATGTTTGCCACGAAAACGACAGTTGATATATCTATCCCCCAGATAACTTCTGTTTCTACATCCACGGCCTATATCCAAGGAACCATAACGACTTATGGTTTACAAACGGAGGAAATCGGCATTTGCTATTCAATTTCACCAATGCCAACAATTGCCGATACGAAAGTGATACTTTCGAACAACAATATTGCGTATACATTGAATGATTTGCAGCCGGAAACCACTTACTATGTTCGCATATTTGCCAAACTGAATGGGGATTATTATTATGGAGAAACAGGTGAATTTACTACAACAGGTATTATTAAAACACATTTCGAGGCTACTGATATATATGAGGACAAAATCATACTAATATCTGCCGCCCCAAGTGGAATAACTACTATTAATGTCTGTTACGGAACATCTCCAAATCCTAAGATTACGGATAATACAACGACTGCCAGCCTTGAAAGCGATGGTAAATTACATTTGGAATTGACTGCTTTAAAGCCTGGAACAACTTATTATATAAGGCCATATAATCGTATAGAGTCAAAGGTTGAGTATTTTGATGATGAGGTATTCATTCAAACCATTGGCGGTGATTTTTCTATTGACTTAAAAATCAATGGTTGTGAAAAAGATATGTCCGAAATGTATACTACGCGATATAAACTTTATCTTGAAATCGTATATGATATAAAAATTACCGGTACATATCTTGTTGAGGCAGTTGGAGATAATAGCTATTTGAAGAAAAATACCGACTACTCAAAATCAATATATTTGGAAAATGGAAGAGGTAGCTTTTATTTTCGGAAAGATGGTGGTTGGAAGGAATTTAACGGAATCGGTGCATATTATCTTGTTTTTCCATATGAGACGGATCTTAAATTTACAAATATAGATGATGATATACGTTATCACTATATCTTGAAAGAAAAAGGGTTGTACTATTTTGATTAA
- the ruvB gene encoding Holliday junction branch migration DNA helicase RuvB, with amino-acid sequence MEEDFNIRDHQLTSRERDFENALRPLSFEDFSGQDKVVDNLRIFVKAARLRGEALDHVLLHGPPGLGKTTLSNIIANELGVGFKITSGPVLDKPGDLAGVLTSLEPNDVLFIDEIHRLSPVVEEYLYSAMEDYRIDIMIDKGPSARSIQIDLSPFTLVGATTRSGLLTAPLRARFGINLHLEYYDDDVLSNIIRRSASILNVPCSVPAAGEIASRSRGTPRIANALLRRVRDFAQVKGSGSIDTEIANFSLEALNIDKYGLDEIDNKILCTIIDKFKGGPVGLTTIATALGEDAGTIEEVYEPFLIKEGFLKRTPRGREVTELAYKHLGRSIYNSNQGSLFGSD; translated from the coding sequence ATGGAAGAAGACTTTAATATACGGGATCATCAACTAACGAGCCGCGAACGGGATTTTGAGAATGCACTTCGTCCACTTAGCTTTGAAGACTTTAGCGGGCAGGATAAAGTGGTGGATAATCTCCGCATCTTTGTAAAAGCCGCTCGTCTTCGTGGGGAAGCTCTTGACCATGTTCTTTTGCATGGACCTCCCGGACTGGGAAAAACAACGCTATCTAATATCATCGCTAACGAACTTGGGGTAGGATTTAAAATTACTTCAGGGCCGGTGCTTGATAAACCGGGTGATCTGGCCGGTGTACTTACCAGTCTCGAGCCGAACGATGTGTTGTTTATCGACGAAATCCATCGTTTGTCTCCGGTTGTGGAGGAGTATTTGTACTCTGCTATGGAAGATTACCGCATCGACATAATGATTGACAAAGGTCCTTCTGCAAGGAGCATTCAGATTGATCTGAGTCCTTTTACACTTGTTGGCGCAACTACCCGTAGTGGCCTGTTAACCGCTCCTTTGCGGGCACGGTTCGGCATCAACCTGCATCTGGAATACTATGATGATGATGTATTGAGCAATATCATCCGTCGTTCTGCTTCTATCTTGAATGTGCCGTGTTCGGTTCCCGCTGCCGGTGAAATAGCTTCCCGCAGCCGTGGTACGCCTCGTATTGCTAATGCACTGCTCCGCCGTGTACGCGATTTTGCACAAGTGAAGGGTTCTGGTTCCATCGATACGGAGATAGCTAACTTTTCGCTGGAAGCTTTGAACATCGACAAGTATGGGCTGGACGAAATAGATAATAAGATACTTTGTACGATTATCGATAAGTTCAAAGGCGGTCCCGTTGGACTTACCACCATTGCTACGGCTTTAGGAGAAGATGCCGGAACCATCGAAGAAGTTTATGAGCCTTTCCTGATCAAAGAAGGTTTCCTGAAACGAACGCCTCGCGGGCGCGAAGTAACGGAACTGGCCTATAAACATTTGGGGCGTAGCATTTACAATAGTAACCAAGGAAGCTTGTTTGGTAGTGATTAG
- a CDS encoding lipopolysaccharide biosynthesis protein, producing the protein MSGLKSLAKDTAIYGISSIVGRFLNYLLVPIYTISLPASTGGYGIITNMYAITALLLVLLTCGMETGFFRFANKGEDDPVRVYSTTLMTVGGISLSFLFICLVFLKPIAGLMGYEDHPWYLGMMLIVIAMDAIQSIPFAYLRYKKRPIKFAALKLLFIFASIALNIFYFVGLKGTNVGVAFLINLICTSIVMVCLISELRGFRYTLDRELMKRMFRYSFPILILGIAGILNQVADKIIFPFVYPDKATADVQLGIYGATSKIAMIMAMFTQAFRFAYEPFVFGKSKEKDNRKMYAQAMKFFIIFTLLAFLAVMFYLDILRYVIGRGYWEGLRVVPIVMAAEMFMGIYFNLSFWYKLTDETRWGAYFSLTACTIVILMNIFLIPIYGYMACAWAGFTGYAVAMLLSYFVGQKKYPIDYDLKSIGAYVLLALVIYGIGEWLPLENMILRMLVRTLLLFVFIGYIVKHDLPLRQIPIINRFVKK; encoded by the coding sequence ATGAGTGGATTAAAATCATTAGCAAAAGATACTGCCATTTATGGTATCAGCAGTATTGTCGGACGTTTTCTGAACTATCTGCTGGTACCTATATATACCATATCACTGCCTGCCTCTACAGGTGGCTATGGAATCATTACGAATATGTACGCCATTACGGCACTTCTGTTAGTGTTGCTGACGTGCGGGATGGAAACTGGTTTTTTCCGCTTTGCCAATAAGGGAGAAGATGATCCGGTACGAGTTTATTCCACCACTTTGATGACGGTAGGTGGAATCTCACTCTCTTTTCTTTTTATTTGTCTGGTGTTTTTGAAGCCGATCGCTGGGCTGATGGGGTATGAAGATCATCCCTGGTATCTCGGCATGATGCTGATCGTAATTGCGATGGATGCCATTCAGAGCATACCGTTTGCTTATCTGCGTTATAAAAAACGTCCTATCAAGTTTGCAGCATTGAAACTGCTTTTTATCTTTGCCAGCATTGCGCTGAACATCTTTTATTTTGTAGGATTGAAAGGTACGAACGTGGGCGTTGCCTTCCTTATCAACCTCATCTGTACTTCCATCGTGATGGTTTGCTTGATTTCCGAACTTCGAGGCTTCCGCTATACGCTTGACCGGGAACTAATGAAGCGGATGTTCCGTTATTCTTTCCCTATCCTGATATTGGGAATTGCAGGTATATTGAACCAGGTTGCCGATAAAATCATCTTTCCGTTCGTTTATCCCGATAAAGCCACTGCCGATGTGCAACTGGGTATCTATGGAGCTACCAGTAAGATCGCCATGATCATGGCGATGTTTACACAGGCTTTCCGTTTTGCCTACGAGCCTTTTGTCTTTGGCAAAAGCAAGGAGAAAGACAACCGGAAGATGTATGCACAGGCCATGAAGTTCTTCATCATCTTTACCCTGCTGGCATTCCTTGCTGTAATGTTCTATCTGGACATACTGCGCTATGTCATCGGGCGCGGTTATTGGGAAGGGTTGAGGGTTGTTCCCATCGTGATGGCGGCTGAAATGTTCATGGGCATCTATTTCAATCTTTCGTTCTGGTACAAGCTGACCGATGAAACCCGGTGGGGAGCCTATTTCTCTCTCACCGCTTGTACGATCGTGATCTTGATGAACATATTCCTTATTCCCATTTATGGGTATATGGCTTGTGCATGGGCAGGATTCACGGGATATGCCGTTGCCATGCTGCTATCTTATTTTGTGGGACAGAAGAAATACCCCATCGACTATGACTTGAAAAGCATTGGGGCTTACGTCCTTCTGGCACTCGTGATATACGGCATAGGGGAGTGGCTGCCTTTGGAGAATATGATCCTCCGCATGCTGGTTCGTACACTTTTGCTTTTTGTATTTATAGGATATATTGTCAAACACGACTTACCGTTAAGGCAAATACCGATTATTAACCGTTTTGTGAAGAAATAA
- a CDS encoding CXXX repeat peptide maturase, which yields MLQYLIIVLDDTSISYCHYSNKGLENRLIGLEDLKAGVMFAMKEDLTVQFVYPSYDLPQEYKNIIDTVRHSKIVPAVHKEHADVVVLDGWIQLRTYSYELNVAYVLRTVKKDFFRYYTVIGEVISKISRLNVIITDIETFTEKDFEAYQCVLSRISFQLEDLHKQGKTPQLNLLTDRLMLSRMNNCNSGWESVTLAPNGNFYVCPAFYYETENDSIGDLKSGLDIKNSQLYRLDHAPLCRNCDAYQCRRCIYLNRKMTNEVNTPSHEQCVVAHLERNASRLLLSALRRQIREFLPGQDIKELVYLDPLDIRKEF from the coding sequence ATGCTTCAATATTTGATTATCGTATTAGATGACACTAGTATATCATACTGTCATTACAGTAATAAAGGGTTAGAAAATAGATTAATTGGATTGGAAGATCTCAAAGCAGGAGTAATGTTTGCGATGAAAGAGGATTTAACGGTTCAGTTTGTTTATCCGAGTTATGATTTGCCACAAGAATATAAAAATATTATAGATACGGTGAGGCACAGTAAAATAGTTCCGGCAGTCCATAAGGAGCATGCAGATGTAGTTGTGTTAGATGGCTGGATACAATTACGGACTTATTCGTATGAATTGAATGTTGCTTATGTGCTTCGTACTGTAAAAAAAGATTTCTTCAGATATTATACCGTTATTGGAGAAGTAATTTCCAAAATTTCTCGATTGAATGTAATTATAACCGATATAGAGACTTTTACAGAGAAAGATTTTGAAGCCTACCAATGCGTATTAAGTCGGATATCTTTTCAATTAGAGGATTTGCATAAACAAGGGAAAACTCCACAACTGAATTTATTGACTGATCGGCTGATGTTAAGTCGGATGAATAACTGTAATTCTGGTTGGGAGAGTGTAACGTTGGCTCCTAATGGTAATTTTTATGTTTGCCCGGCTTTTTATTATGAAACAGAAAACGATTCCATTGGGGATTTAAAATCAGGGCTGGATATTAAGAATTCCCAGCTTTATCGGTTAGATCATGCTCCTTTGTGCCGTAATTGTGATGCTTATCAATGCAGGCGATGTATATATTTGAATCGTAAGATGACTAATGAAGTTAATACTCCTTCGCATGAGCAATGTGTCGTTGCGCATTTGGAACGCAATGCTTCGCGCCTTTTACTGTCTGCTCTCAGACGGCAAATCAGGGAGTTTTTGCCTGGGCAGGATATAAAGGAACTAGTTTATCTCGATCCGTTAGATATAAGAAAAGAATTTTAA
- a CDS encoding radical SAM peptide maturase, CXXX-repeat target family codes for MNQVKINDNWKGGIAKSITFIVTKDCQLACKYCYLVGKNTKERMPWEIAKQAIDYIFDNEREFPEESVVWDFIGGEPFLEIGLIDRICDYIKIEMFRRNHHWFNSYRFSFSTNGINYSEEKVQQFVKKNLGHLSIGITIDGTEMKHDLNRIYKITGRGSYHDVVRNIPLWLEQFPNAATKVTISSADIPYIKDSVLHLYGLGIHEVNINCVFEDVWLPGDDILFEEQLLLLADEIIDKEYYHDYACSFFSEHLGKPMDCVHQNQNWCGAGRMLSVDAAGNFYPCTRFAQYSLRNKKAWIIGNVWDGIDKNKLRPFLTLDRCTQSSQECITCEVAEGCAWCQGENYDAAETATIYQRSTAICKMHKARVHANNYYWNKLFPRLERERMNENQR; via the coding sequence ATGAATCAAGTTAAAATTAACGATAACTGGAAAGGCGGTATAGCAAAATCTATTACCTTCATCGTTACCAAAGACTGCCAGCTTGCTTGCAAATATTGCTATCTCGTAGGGAAAAACACAAAAGAACGAATGCCTTGGGAGATAGCTAAACAAGCGATTGATTATATTTTCGATAATGAACGGGAATTCCCTGAGGAATCAGTAGTTTGGGATTTTATTGGAGGTGAACCGTTTCTGGAAATAGGTTTAATAGATCGGATTTGTGATTATATTAAGATTGAAATGTTTAGGAGGAATCATCATTGGTTTAATTCCTACCGTTTTAGTTTTTCTACCAATGGCATCAACTATAGCGAAGAGAAAGTACAGCAGTTTGTTAAGAAGAATCTCGGCCATCTGAGCATTGGAATTACGATTGATGGAACAGAAATGAAGCATGATCTGAACCGGATATATAAAATTACCGGGCGAGGATCATACCATGATGTAGTTCGCAATATTCCCCTTTGGCTGGAGCAATTTCCCAATGCTGCTACAAAAGTAACGATCAGTAGTGCCGATATCCCTTATATCAAAGATAGCGTACTCCATCTTTATGGTTTAGGCATTCATGAGGTTAATATAAATTGCGTGTTTGAGGATGTTTGGCTACCGGGTGATGATATTTTGTTTGAAGAACAGCTACTGCTATTAGCAGATGAGATTATCGATAAAGAGTACTATCACGATTATGCTTGCTCTTTTTTTAGCGAACATTTGGGCAAACCGATGGATTGTGTTCATCAGAATCAGAATTGGTGCGGAGCAGGAAGAATGTTATCTGTGGATGCTGCGGGAAATTTTTATCCTTGTACTCGCTTTGCCCAATATTCATTGCGAAATAAGAAAGCTTGGATTATTGGAAATGTTTGGGACGGCATCGATAAGAATAAACTCCGTCCGTTTCTTACCTTAGACCGTTGTACGCAAAGTTCACAAGAATGTATAACCTGTGAAGTCGCTGAAGGATGTGCATGGTGTCAAGGAGAGAATTACGATGCAGCGGAAACTGCTACCATTTATCAGCGTTCTACCGCTATTTGTAAAATGCATAAAGCTCGTGTACATGCAAATAATTATTATTGGAATAAACTCTTTCCCAGATTGGAAAGGGAGAGAATGAATGAAAATCAAAGGTAA
- a CDS encoding CXXX repeat peptide modification system protein, whose protein sequence is MKKLIGTVSEEEKNEIQALHERRNGLKELSKIITVADEALYEKLVKDLGNTGLKFQNWWDRMAEEYHWESIEGGNWEINFMTNEIYLVYE, encoded by the coding sequence ATGAAAAAGTTAATTGGAACTGTTTCTGAAGAGGAGAAGAATGAAATTCAGGCTTTGCATGAACGTCGTAATGGACTAAAAGAATTATCAAAAATAATAACTGTTGCTGATGAGGCTTTATATGAGAAACTGGTTAAGGATTTGGGTAATACAGGTCTGAAGTTTCAAAACTGGTGGGATCGTATGGCAGAAGAATATCATTGGGAAAGCATAGAAGGGGGAAATTGGGAGATAAATTTTATGACTAATGAGATTTATTTGGTGTACGAATAA